In Sceloporus undulatus isolate JIND9_A2432 ecotype Alabama chromosome 7, SceUnd_v1.1, whole genome shotgun sequence, one DNA window encodes the following:
- the MASP2 gene encoding mannan-binding lectin serine protease 2 isoform X1, translated as MRFCLFLVVFCHGALGDVLQLERMYGRIASPDFPNTYPNSKERTWNITVPRGYAIRLYFTHFNLELSYQCDYDYVKLRSGGKVLATLCGHQSTDTEEAPGDKTYHSLDNNLAVTFRSDYSNEKEFTGFEAFYAAEDVDECEQPLDGEPICDHRCHNYLGGFYCSCQVGYLLHKDKKTCTADCQNKVLTVRSGEFASPNYPNPYPKLSRCHFGIQVEEGFMVILEFVESFDVETHPDVPCPYDILKIKTPKQEFGPFCGETLPPKIETRSHIVDIQFATDLSGVHTGWKLRYNTTALPCPDPEAPPNGHISPVQEQYIMKDSYQLLCDTGYVLLENEAIVGSFIATCQKNGSWNKPMAQCTIVDCGPAQDTANGTIVYTTGSGVTTYQAEIMYICESPFYALKAGNSGNYHCAPDGYWRNARGWKAPPACEPVCGVQTSNALKRIFGGTRALPGQFPWQVLIIDGQGATGGGALLYDNWILTAAHVLTNPADASSLTLKLGLLNKRSPRYHQAWVESAFVHPGFTNDGLNFNNDIALIKLSHKVPINANITPICLPGSSGRFHVNTSDIGVVAGWGRTEKRRQSPFLLYAELDVVDPNKCQAAYANQSLEGKPLVLTENMLCAGYEQGGKDSCSGDSGGPLVFFDPHTKKWFVGGIVSWGLECGSAGLYGVYTKVTNYISWIEDIIAHNS; from the exons ATGAG ATTTTGCCTCTTCTTGGTCGTCTTTTGCCATGGGGCGCTTGGCGACGTTCTTCAGCTGGAGCGAATGTACGGGAGGATCGCGTCCCCAGATTTCCCAAACACCTATCCAAACAGCAAGGAGAGGACCTGGAATATCACCGTGCCCCGCGGTTATGCCATCCGCCTCTACTTCACCCACTTCAACCTCGAGTTGTCCTACCAGTGCGACTACGACTACGTCAAA TTGCGTTCAGGAGGAAAGGTCTTGGCCACTTTGTGCGGACACCAGAGCACCGACACGGAGGAAGCCCCGGGTGACAAGACATATCACTCGCTTGACAACAACCTGGCAGTGACCTTTAGGTCAGACTACTCCAACGAGAAGGAATTCACTGGCTTCGAAGCTTTCTACGCCGCTGAAG aCGTTGATGAGTGTGAACAGCCGCTCGACGGTGAGCCGATTTGTGACCATCGCTGCCATAATTACCTGGGCGGCTTTTACTGCAGCTGCCAGGTTGGATACCTGCTGCACAAAGACAAGAAGACCTGCACCG ccGACTGCCAAAACAAGGTGTTGACAGTAAGGTCTGGAGAGTTTGCCAGCCCAAATTATCCCAACCCGTATCCCAAACTCTCCCGGTGCCATTTCGGTATCCAGGTGGAAGAAGGATTTATGGTCATTTTGGAATTTGTGGAAAGCTTTGACGTGGAAACCCATCCGGATGTGCCGTGTCCCTATGACATCCTAAAG ATAAAAACACCCAAGCAAGAGTTCGGCCCGTTCTGCGGGGAAACGCTTCCTCCAAAAATCGAAACACGCAGCCACATTGTGGATATTCAGTTCGCCACGGACCTTTCTGGAGTCCACACTGGATGGAAGCTCAGATACAACACAACAG CTTTGCCATGCCCAGACCCCGAAGCACCACCCAATGGTCACATCTCTCCAGTGCAAGAACAATACATTATGAAAGACTCCTACCAGCTCCTCTGCGATACAGGCTACGTACTCTTGGAA aACGAAGCGATTGTGGGATCCTTCATAGCAACATGTCAAAAGAACGGTTCCTGGAACAAGCCAATGGCTCAGTGCACCA TTGTTGACTGTGGCCCAGCCCAAGACACAGCAAATGGGACAATTGTCTACACAACAGGATCCGGTGTTACTACGTACCAAGCTGAGATCATGTATATCTGCGAGAGTCCTTTCTATGCTCTGAAAGCAGGAAATTCTG GCAACTACCACTGTGCCCCTGACGGCTACTGGAGAAACGCCAGGGGATGGAAAGCACCTCCTGCCTGCGAGCCAG TTTGTGGTGTCCAAACTTCAAATGCTCTGAAGCGCATATTTGGTGGAACAAGGGCACTGCCTGGCCAGTTCCCTTGGCAGGTTCTGATCATCGATGGACAAGGAGCAACAGGAGGGGGAGCTCTTTTATACGATAACTGGATCCTAACAGCCGCTCATGTCCTCACAAACCCAGCTGATGCCTCTTCCCTGACACTGAAACTCGGACTTCTGAACAAACGCTCTCCTCGATACCACCAAGCCTGGGTGGAATCTGCTTTCGTCCATCCAGGTTTTACCAACGATGGTCTCAACTTTAACAATGACATTGCTCTGATTAAACTGAGCCACAAAGTCCCCATCAATGCCAATATCACCCCCATTTGTTTGCCAGGAAGCAGTGGCAGATTCCATGTGAACACAAGTGACATAGGAGTGGTGGCAGGCTGGGGAAGAACAGAGAAAAGAAGGCAGTCCCCTTTCCTGTTATATGCCGAGCTAGATGTTGTGGATCCAAACAAGTGTCAAGCTGCATACGCAAACCAGAGTTTGGAGGGGAAGCCCTTAGTCCTGACGGAAAATATGCTTTGTGCTGGGTATGAGCAAGGGGGGAAGGATTCATGTAGCGGAGACAGTGGTGGGCCATTGGTATTTTTTGATCCTCACACCAAAAAGTGGTTTGTTGGTGGCATTGTATCCTGGGGTTTGGAGTGTGGCTCTGCTGGACTGTATGGTGTATACACTAAAGTCACAAATTACATTTCATGGATTGAAGACATAATTGCACACAATTCCTAG
- the MASP2 gene encoding mannan-binding lectin serine protease 2 isoform X2 — protein MRFCLFLVVFCHGALGDVLQLERMYGRIASPDFPNTYPNSKERTWNITVPRGYAIRLYFTHFNLELSYQCDYDYVKLRSGGKVLATLCGHQSTDTEEAPGDKTYHSLDNNLAVTFRSDYSNEKEFTGFEAFYAAEDVDECEQPLDGEPICDHRCHNYLGGFYCSCQVGYLLHKDKKTCTA, from the exons ATGAG ATTTTGCCTCTTCTTGGTCGTCTTTTGCCATGGGGCGCTTGGCGACGTTCTTCAGCTGGAGCGAATGTACGGGAGGATCGCGTCCCCAGATTTCCCAAACACCTATCCAAACAGCAAGGAGAGGACCTGGAATATCACCGTGCCCCGCGGTTATGCCATCCGCCTCTACTTCACCCACTTCAACCTCGAGTTGTCCTACCAGTGCGACTACGACTACGTCAAA TTGCGTTCAGGAGGAAAGGTCTTGGCCACTTTGTGCGGACACCAGAGCACCGACACGGAGGAAGCCCCGGGTGACAAGACATATCACTCGCTTGACAACAACCTGGCAGTGACCTTTAGGTCAGACTACTCCAACGAGAAGGAATTCACTGGCTTCGAAGCTTTCTACGCCGCTGAAG aCGTTGATGAGTGTGAACAGCCGCTCGACGGTGAGCCGATTTGTGACCATCGCTGCCATAATTACCTGGGCGGCTTTTACTGCAGCTGCCAGGTTGGATACCTGCTGCACAAAGACAAGAAGACCTGCACCG CGTGA